In Aspergillus luchuensis IFO 4308 DNA, chromosome 1, nearly complete sequence, the following are encoded in one genomic region:
- a CDS encoding acyl carrier protein (InterPro:IPR036736,IPR009081;~PFAM:PF00550) produces the protein MASEVAYMHPAPAVEPLVKDAHAAFTEPFAHDAVRAIISQKISNLILLPETDLDANQLLNEAGMGSMLTAELRMFIHRTFEVDVPFDVLFKKATLNNLTDMIAQDLQASA, from the coding sequence ATGGCTTCCGAAGTGGCGTACATGCACCCAGCCCCGGCCGTCGAGCCGCTCGTGAAGGATGCCCACGCTGCGTTCACTGAGCCCTTTGCCCACGATGCCGTCCGCGCGATTATATCGCAGAAGATTTCCAACCTAATTCTTCTGCCTGAGACCGATCTGGATGCGAACCAGCTTCTGAACGAGGCTGGTATGGGTTCCATGCTGACTGCCGAGCTTCGGATGTTTATCCACCGCACTTTCGAAGTCGATGTCCCCTTCGACGTGCTTTTCAAGAAGGCAACTTTGAACAACCTGACCGATATGATCGCCCAGGATTTGCAGGCTAGTGCTTAG